One Rissa tridactyla isolate bRisTri1 chromosome 1, bRisTri1.patW.cur.20221130, whole genome shotgun sequence DNA segment encodes these proteins:
- the LOC128919240 gene encoding cell surface glycoprotein CD200 receptor 1-A-like isoform X2, with translation MKTAGKTVCVFVLLTITKVTKTVGHKRVSVTVGNSSVLICSPKPNMTMATWKINPKAGGPCSLGYRADQNKTDRTNCSESINWKFRPDQDPTLEIQQVGRAHEGSYTCEVVVAEGNFHTSYYLTVLVPPRLTLYCDDQGNPVCKAAAGKPAAQISWVLENNSTPKEEGHDDGTATVVSKFTAYSTNGTTCIVSHLAGNWSKSIACHPTKSTIIIRYVYIILCFLSIITFMAVFYYFKLHRDRLCHKTKPPETAPTHSPQDDTMEVEPYTTYVQKENVIYNSVSDLTVGQNLLQGLSPAT, from the exons ggCACAAGAGAGTGTCAGTGACAGTAGGTAACAGCTCTGTGCTCATCTGCTCTCCCAAACCAAATATGACTATGGCAACATGGAAAATAAACCCCAAGGCTGGAGGCCCCTGCAGCCTGGGATACAGGGCTGACCAGAACAAGACAGACAGAACAAACTGCAGTGAGAGCATCAACTGGAAATTCAGACCAGATCAGGATCCTACCCTTGAGATACAGCAAGTGGGAAGAGCCCATGAGGGAAGTTACACCTGCGAAGTAGTAGTAGCAGAAGGGAATTTCCACACGTCATACTACCTGACTGTGCTGG TCCCCCCGAGGCTGACCCTCTACTGTGATGATCAAGGGAACCCCGTGTGCAAGGCAGCGGCAGGGAAACCGGCTGCTCAGATCTCGTGGGTCCTAGAGAACAACTCCACCCCCAAGGAAGAAGGCCATGACGACGGGACAGCGACTGTTGTCAGCAAGTTCACAGCATACAGCACCAATGGGACAACCTGCATTGTGTCCCACCTGGCTGGGAACTGGAGCAAGTCCATAGCCTGTCATCCCACAA AGTCCACCATCATTATCCGATACGTCTACATCATTCTTTGCTTCCTGAGCATTATCACCTTCATGGCTGTCTTTTACTACTTTAAGCTCCACCGTGACAG actgtgccacaaaaccaaacctcctGAGACTGCTCCTACACATTCCCCACAG gaCGACACAATGGAAGTGGAACCTTATACTACTTATGTGcagaaggaaaatgtaatttataaCTCAGTGTCTGATCTGACAGTGGGGCAGAATCTTCTACAAGGACTGTCGCCAGCAACATGA